One Dictyostelium discoideum AX4 chromosome 3 chromosome, whole genome shotgun sequence genomic region harbors:
- a CDS encoding hypothetical protein (Gll4250 protein), with protein MSGNSGIPLDTTKEYVDTTTLLRNKQNLKQYSFNIGNSGGSPNLTEKYNENTKLLNNNKNNNNGKYKLSFSEKFSYGIGEGGLSVFQMIKGFFLNSFLLNVAQIDSMFTAVILFTAKFVDAFSDVLVGNLSDKTKSRWGRRRVWILFGSLPFAILYCGLWWVPPNLTDVERLIYYQFVVIGLSIAYTCVAIPYSAMNAEITDDYDERTTLAGIRMISLMIGGLTSTFTHSLIIKIFTTQTANGSEYIDYRKGYLLSGGIWGGVMIIPLFITFFGTRKIPIESQTESHIPFFKGLGVMFSNRAFVTVTLLYFFCQIAVQFVQNNLLLYCTYVADAEKEFPYILATLQISVSIFIFVWGKISTYIGKKVTYYIGGVFLLLSFLSLFFLPYGSKYLLWGVAAFGGIGVAVAFLIPMSMLPDVVELDELKTGERREGLFYSLFLFFQKLGLSVGLAVSSFVLGLVGYEAPTQIDSSQGISAEIIDNNIENDNVIFALRILTGLAPAVIVLFSFVAIFFYPISKQSHNEIRELLKRKREGTVTITVDEK; from the coding sequence atgtcTGGAAATAGTGGTATACCATTAGATACTACAAAAGAATATGTAGATACAACGACATTATTaagaaataaacaaaatttaaaacaatattcatttaatattgGTAATAGTGGTGGATCACCCAATTTAACAGAgaaatataatgaaaatactaaattattaaataataataaaaataataataatggaaaatataaattaagtTTTTCAGAGAAATTTAGTTATGGAATTGGTGAAGGTGGTTTATCAGTATTTCAAATGATTAAAggattctttttaaattcttttcttttaaatgtTGCACAAATCGATTCAATGTTTACAGCAGTGATTTTATTTACAGCGAAATTTGTTGATGCATTTAGTGATGTATTAGTTGGGAATTTATCAGACAAAACCAAGAGTCGATGGGGCAGACGTAGAGTGTGGATTTTATTTGGTTCATTACCATTTGCAATTTTATATTGCGGACTATGGTGGGTGCCACCAAACCTAACAGATGTTGAAAGATTAATATATTACCAATTTGTAGTGATTGGATTGAGTATAGCATACACATGTGTCGCCATTCCATACAGTGCGATGAATGCAGAGATAACCGATGACTATGACGAAAGGACCACATTGGCCGGAATAAGAATGATATCATTGATGATTGGCGGCTTAACATCCACATTCACCCATTCactaattattaaaatattcacAACGCAAACAGCCAATGGCTCAGAGTATATAGACTACAGGAAAGGCTATTTACTATCTGGAGGCATCTGGGGCGGCGTAATGATAATACCCTTGTTTATTACATTCTTTGGAACTAGGAAAATACCCATTGAATCACAAACTGAATCGCATATACCATTTTTTAAAGGACTTGGTGTGATGTTTTCAAATCGTGCATTCGTCACAGTGACATTGTTATACTTTTTCTGCCAAATTGCAGTACAATTtgttcaaaataatttactaCTATATTGCACATATGTCGCAGACGCAGAGAAAGAGTTCCCATACATTTTGGCGACTTTGCAAATATCGGTatctattttcattttcgtTTGGGGTAAAATTTCAACATACATTGGTAAGAAGGTTACCTATTATATTGGAggtgtatttttattattaagttTCCTGTCATTGTTTTTCCTTCCATATGGTAGTAAATATCTGTTGTGGGGTGTGGCAGCTTTTGGTGGTATCGGTGTTGCTGTCGCATTCCTAATACCAATGTCAATGTTACCAGATGTTGTGGAATTGGATGAATTGAAAACTGGTGAACGTCGTGAAGGTTTATTCtatagtttatttttattctttcaAAAGTTGGGTCTTTCAGTTGGTTTGGCAGTTTCAAGTTTTGTATTAGGTTTAGTTGGTTATGAAGCACCAACTCAAATTGATAGTTCACAAGGTATCTCTGCTGAAATCATTGATAacaatattgaaaatgataatgttaTCTTTGCATTACGTATCCTAACTGGTCTTGCACCTGCTGTCATTGTATTATTCAGTTTTGTAGCAATCTTTTTCTATCCAATCTCAAAGCAATCTCATAATGAAATTCGTgaacttttaaaaagaaaaagagaaggTACTGTTACAATTACTGttgatgaaaaataa
- a CDS encoding ubiquitin-like protein, giving the protein MSDDFASMFTYRGSLKEDDVIDISDEDEDDYIEETFEKFDLKKKRKPTLPNFQSLKKSKSDTKTFNEKSDSGAPLDSNDSNINSQTSSSSINLDDGNDDDDEVSYISENKNKNNNKNNNNSNTNNTNNNNSNSSSRSSGSNGSNYPVYSIDDDDELPLPIYTKTPVSNFLKTSQTNTSSNSSLNSNNNINNNSNNNNNSNNNNNNNNNNNNNIDNNNNFYKTPSKNSNDMYYSGSPMGGVNSSYTGSPVQTEKRINDPVPIFIKCTGEETQKFIFYYDTPIQKLVDLYCSQKNLDVNTAQFKLYGLMLDSSKTPRELQLLDDDTLEVGIKITKPVNLPPELTSTTTTTTTTTTTAAPIDDGTPKVFLQVRYENNVHKFRIGMADPFSKLVTALTKKINTPIPDGKKIVLKFDGVILNPNTTPEDEDMEDEFLIDAFLK; this is encoded by the exons atgtCAGACGATTTTGCAAGTATGTTTACATATAGAGGGTCACTAAAAGAAGATG atgTAATTGATATTTCAGATGAAGATGAGGATGATTACATTGAAGAAACATTTGAAAAGtttgatttaaagaaaaagagaaaacccacattaccaaattttcaatcattaaaaaaatcaaaatcagaTACTAAAACATTCAATGAAAAGTCTGATAGTGGTGCACCTTTAGATAGTAATGATAGTAATATAAATTCACAaacatcttcatcatcaattaatttggatgatggtaatgatgatgatgatgaggttTCCTATATttcagaaaataaaaataaaaataataataaaaataataataatagtaatactaataatactaataataataatagtaatagtagtagtagaagTAGTGGAAGTAATGGGAGTAATTACCCAGTTTATTCAattgatgacgatgatgaacTCCCTTTACCAATTTATACAAAAACACcagtttcaaattttttaaaaacaagtCAAACTAATACGTCAAGTAATAGTagtttaaatagtaataataatataaataataatagtaataataataataatagtaataataataataataataataataataataataataatattgataataataataatttttataaaacaccatcaaaaaatagtaatgataTGTATTATAGTGGAAGCCCAATGGGTGGTGTAAATAGTTCATATACAGGATCACCAGTACAAACAGAGAAAAGGATTAATGATCCTGTaccaatttttattaaatgcaCAGGTGAGGAAACTCAAaagtttatattttattatgatacaccaattcaaaaattagtAGATTTATATTGTTCACAAAAGAATTTGGATGTCAACACAGCacaatttaaattgtatGGTTTAATGTTAGATTCTTCAAAAACACCAAGAGAATTACAACTATTGGATGATGATACTCTGGAAGTTGGTATTAAAATCACTAAACCTGTTAATTTACCTCCAGAATTAACTTCAACAactaccacaacaacaacaacaacaacaacagctgCCCCAATTGATGATGGCACACCAAAAGTATTTTTACAAGTTCgttatgaaaataatgttCATAAATTTAGAATTGGGATG gcGGATCCTTTCTCAAAATTAGTTACAGCACTCacaaaaaagattaatacACCAATTCCAGatggaaaaaaaattgtattaaaatttgatggtgtaattttaaatccaaataCAACCCCAGAGGATGAAGATATGGAAGATGAATTCCTCATTGAtgcttttttaaaataa
- the hatA gene encoding actin binding protein: MGNRAFKSHHGHFLSAEGEAVKTHHGHHDHHTHFHVENHGGKVALKTHCGKYLSIGDHKQVYLSHHLHGDHSLFHLEHHGGKVSIKGHHHHYISADHHGHVSTKEHHDHDTTFEEIII, translated from the exons atGGGTAACag AGCATTCAAATCACATCACGGTCACTTTTTAAGCGCTGAAGGCGAAGCTGTAAAGACTCACCACGGTCATCATGATCATCACACCCATTTCCACGTTGAAAACCATGGTGGTAAAGTTGCATTAAAGACCCATTGCGGTAAATACCTTTCAATTGGTGATCATAAACAAGTTTACCTCTCACACCACTTACACGGTGACCACTCACTCTTCCACTTAGAACATCATGGCGGTAAAGTCTCAATCAAAGgtcatcaccaccactacaTTTCCGCTGATCATCATGGTCATGTTTCAACCAAAGAACACCACGATCACGACACCACCtttgaagaaattattatttaa
- the hatB gene encoding actin binding protein, translating into MGNRAFKAHNGHYLSAEHDHVKTHHGHHDHHTHFHIENHGSKVALRTHCGKYVSIGDHKQVYLSHHLHGDHSLFHLEHHHGKVSIKGHHHHYISVDGHGHVSTSHHHDHHATFEEHIL; encoded by the exons ATGGGTAAcag aGCATTCAAAGCACACAACGGTCACTACTTAAGCGCTGAACACGATCACGTCAAGACCCACCACGGTCATCACGATCATCACACTCACTTCCATATCGAAAACCACGGAAGCAAAGTTGCCTTAAGAACCCATTGCGGTAAATACGTTTCAATTGGTGACCATAAACAAGTTTACCTCTCACACCACTTACACGGTGACCACTCACTCTTCCACTTAGAACACCACCACGGTAAAGTCTCAATCAAAGgtcatcaccaccactacaTCTCTGTTGACGGTCACGGTCATGTCTCTACCTCCCATCACCACGATCATCATGCTACTTTCGAAGAACACATcttataa
- the grlF gene encoding G-protein-coupled receptor family 3 protein 6 (Similar to GPCR), producing MKIKNFIYFLIYFIFLFKVINGQNKTCKISVLLSGDKSDLGYNYMMNEARVLAESQLHMYPFSIYYEHLEESTLEAEHAIQDSVDKGANLIVVSSVIHFSLGVKYATKYKDEPIYWIIRGSKLVPTLPKVVILNFNSFELHYLLGYYAGLATKTGVVGFVSPGIGINTLSCDNSFYIGAKYARSNITFLDIHTGSWYNPEVSYKAAQKLIENGADVIGMSQDDMSVQKAIMDSGGLGLGVTGYPGHYQFGSDVAYSYLTNWTNLFITYANHVINDDWPAFDSFFTNLSRKDAIFMDDFSFRVPIDIQTKTKIELENLMNTSYAPYKSDPILESIGLQFSGNWINDTQFRANTKILPSYGDSTVDYPESLKIGVTVVSGFCIFLCLISMIIVIKFKEAKVIKSSSPIFCLLILFGCIVIFVGCIMFARSPTDGSCRSRVWLLSLGYTIFLGNLMVKNWRIWLLFDNPKLKKRAITNWKLYPWVSGIVIIDIVILSIWQALGDIVAESRTGIDSLTKYEYRNVCASSDQGSIALYLLLVFHGLILLVACFISFKIKVVDIEEFNESKPITTSVYIITFCLFIVIPIMVSSPTVTTQTTIICICALITTMLSIILLFGTKFFKMITVGLELGQTFVTSTKSSSHSQRTKSSKSSNGSGPKINGFGGNVLNLDDDSDEISSEKEKKKPIESNPKDHMAVFTSDEETSKASKFSSEQFSREQINDNIILENNNDNEEKQKDEEEIKEEKLLVSEIQAKRLSLEQNGQTEIDSNDV from the exons atgaaaattaaaaattttatttattttttaatatattttatatttttatttaaagttaTAAATGGACAAAATAAAACATGTAAAATTTCAGTACTTTTATCTGGTGATAAATCAGATCTTGGTTATAATTATATGATGAATGAAGCAAGAGTTTTAGCCGAAAGTCAATTACATATGTatccattttcaatttattatgaACATTTGGAAGAATCAACTTTAGAAGCTGAACATGCTATTCAAGATTCAGTTGATAAAGGTGCAAATTTAATAGTTGTTTCATCAGtaattcatttttcattGGGTGTAAAATATGCAACAAAGTATAAGGATGAACCAATTTATTGGATTATTAGAGGTAGTAAATTAGTACCAACTTTACCAAaagttgtaattttaaattttaattcattcgAACTTCATTATCTTTTGGGTTATTATGCTGGTCTTGCAACAAAAACTGGTGTAGTTGGTTTCGTTTCACCAGGTATTGGAATTAATACATTATCATGtgataatagtttttatatTGGTGCTAAATATGCTAGATCAAATATTACATTCCTTGACATTCATACTGGTTCATGGTATAATCCAGAAGTTTCTTATAAAGCAgctcaaaaattaattgaaaatggtgcAGATGTAATTGGTATGTCTCAAGACGATATGTCCGTTCAAAAAGCTATTATGGATTCCGGTGGTCTTGGTCTTGGTGTTACTGGTTATCCTGGTCATTATCAATTTGGTTCAGATGTTGCTTATAGTTATTTAACCAATTGGACAAATCTTTTCATCACTTATGCAAACCACGTTATCAATGATGATTGGCCAGcatttgattcattttttacaaatttatcaaGAAAAGATGCAATCTTTATGGATGATTTTAGTTTTAGAGTACCAATTGATATTCaaacaaaaactaaaattgaattagaaaatttaatgaatacTTCATATGCACCATATAAATCTGATCCAATTCTTGAATCAATTGGTTTACAATTTTCTGGTAATTGGATTAATGATACTCAATTTAGAGCAAATACTAAAATTTTACCATCATATGGTGATTCAACt gttgATTATCcagaatcattaaaaattggtGTTACAGTTGTTTCAGGattttgtatatttttatgtttaatttcaatgataattgttattaaatttaaagaagcaaaagttattaaatcatcaagtccaatattttgtttattaattttatttggttgtATTGTAATTTTTGTTGGGTGTATAATGTTTGCAAGATCACCAACCGATGGTAGTTGTCGTAGTAGAGTTTGGTTATTAAGTTTGGGGTATACAATTTTCTTGGGTAATTTAATGGTAAAGAATTGGAGAATttggttattatttgataatccaaaattaaagaaacgtGCAATTACAAATTGGAAATTATATCCATGGGTAAGTGGTATTGTTATAATTGATATTGTAATTCTCTCAATTTGGCAAGCATTGGGTGATATTGTAGCTGAATCTAGAACTGGTATTGACTCATTAACAAAATATGAATATAGAAATGTTTGTGCATCAAGTGATCAAGGTTCAATTGCACTTTATTTGCTATTGGTATTCCATGGTTTAATTCTATTGGTTGCAtgttttatttcatttaaaattaaagttgtcgatattgaagaatttaatgaatcaaaACCAATTACTACCAGTGTTTATATTATCACATTTTGTTTATTCATTGTAATTCCAATTATGGTTTCGTCACCAACCGTTACAACTCAAACTACAATCATTTGTATTTGTGCTTTAATTACAACAATGTTAAGTATCATTCTATTGTTTGGtactaaattctttaaaatgaTAACAGTTGGTTTAGAACTTGGTCAAACTTTTGTAACAAGTACAAAATCTTCATCACATTCTCAAAGAACAAAATCTTCCAAATCTTCAAATGGTTCTGGTCCAAAAATTAATGGTTTCGGTGGTAATGTTTTAAATCTTGATGATGATTCCGATGAAATATCTtctgaaaaagaaaaaaagaaaccaatTGAATCAAATCCAAAAGATCATATGGCTGTTTTTACAAGTGATGAAGAAACAAGTAAAGCAAGTAAATTTAGTTCTGAACAATTTAGTAGAGAacaaataaatgataatattattcttgaaaataataatgataatgaagaaaaacaaaaagatgaagaagaaataaaagaagaaaaactTTTAGTATCAGAAATTCAAGCAAAGAGATTATCACTTGAACAAAATGGTCAAACTGAAATTGATTCGAATGATGTTTAA